A single region of the Lentisphaera araneosa HTCC2155 genome encodes:
- a CDS encoding alpha/beta hydrolase, which yields MMKIFKLIFSLLFFASGIALQANQNSQEKPIKLKENIVYKTTPEGKLHLDLFYPVTELSGKYPLVIYTHGGGWAAGSKNKAQGRANIAKTVRGLTEAGFCVAAVQYRLCKDGKTSIRDCVTDSMDALRYLAKESKALHLDPNRVFTYGDSAGGHLAQMLILTQATDFPGTAELSGQNYTMLGGVSWYGPCDFEKAALFNHDDRPKFRDRFGPRVLKSDSPPEDKLRLYREVSPVNYLKQSSPPLLMIQGDGDTTIPVKHAYYMKKKAELIKAPVEIMIIKNAGHNWRKSDGSTPIAPSHEVIIKRTIDFLVTALNKTSK from the coding sequence ATGATGAAAATCTTTAAGCTCATTTTTAGCCTACTCTTTTTTGCATCGGGCATAGCCTTGCAGGCTAATCAAAACTCCCAGGAAAAGCCGATCAAGCTAAAAGAAAACATTGTATACAAAACGACTCCGGAAGGAAAATTACACCTGGATCTTTTTTATCCGGTGACTGAATTAAGTGGTAAATACCCCCTCGTTATCTATACCCATGGTGGCGGTTGGGCGGCAGGAAGTAAGAATAAAGCACAAGGCCGTGCCAATATCGCCAAAACGGTACGCGGCTTGACTGAAGCTGGTTTTTGTGTCGCTGCTGTTCAATACCGCCTCTGCAAAGATGGAAAAACGAGCATTCGCGATTGTGTAACAGATTCTATGGATGCCCTACGCTACTTGGCCAAAGAGAGCAAAGCTCTCCATCTCGATCCAAACCGAGTATTCACCTATGGCGACTCTGCAGGTGGTCACCTGGCTCAAATGCTAATACTTACCCAAGCAACTGACTTCCCCGGTACTGCCGAACTAAGTGGCCAAAATTACACCATGCTTGGCGGTGTCTCTTGGTACGGTCCCTGTGATTTCGAAAAAGCCGCGCTCTTCAATCACGATGATCGCCCAAAATTCCGCGATCGCTTTGGACCGCGTGTCCTCAAATCTGATTCCCCACCGGAGGATAAACTGCGCTTGTATCGCGAAGTCAGCCCAGTCAATTACCTTAAGCAAAGCAGTCCGCCATTACTGATGATTCAGGGCGACGGAGATACGACCATCCCCGTCAAACATGCTTATTATATGAAGAAAAAGGCCGAACTCATTAAAGCCCCCGTAGAAATCATGATCATCAAAAATGCCGGTCACAATTGGCGAAAATCCGATGGTTCCACACCCATTGCACCATCACATGAAGTGATCATCAAGCGCACCATCGATTTTCTAGTGACTGCACTCAATAAAACTTCTAAATAA
- a CDS encoding sulfatase-like hydrolase/transferase has product MTKKASLSSAIIIGLITFLCFTGMAAEQTPTQPNILFIMVDDLGKEWISCYGAEDIKTPNIDALAAGGMIFNNAYSMPSCTPSRTTLLTGKYPFRTGYVNHWDVPRWGIGYFDWKQKPNTTFARLMKDLGYRTFATGKWQLNDFRLEPLAMQKHGFDDWAMWTGCETSKDKTHEKKSTQRYWNAHINTKEGSKTYKGQFGPDLYTDHLINFMRKNKDKPMCIYYPMVLPHTPVAATPDEPKAKGVLGKHKAMVRYIDKMVGKLVNELDELGIRERTIIIFTTDNGSAPPPRGVIGTRNGRKIVGAKSTETEVGICAPFIVNGPGLVPAGVETDALTDFTDMLPTFLELGGGTPPSDLIVDGRSIAPLILGKQQDSDRDWIMAMGYGGAKLDAQGVRGVNDFSSRIIRDKQHKVYINNERKIIRLHNLKEDPWEENNLIDKTSPELQQALGKFQAVLDFLPEKDARPLYEPRAANPWDRNIMKKRNR; this is encoded by the coding sequence ATGACAAAAAAAGCAAGCCTCTCTAGTGCAATAATCATTGGACTTATCACTTTTCTTTGCTTTACTGGCATGGCAGCAGAACAAACACCTACTCAACCCAATATCCTATTTATCATGGTGGATGACCTCGGCAAAGAATGGATATCTTGCTACGGCGCTGAAGACATCAAGACCCCAAATATTGATGCTCTTGCCGCCGGTGGCATGATCTTTAATAATGCCTACTCCATGCCCTCCTGCACTCCTTCACGCACCACTCTTTTAACGGGAAAATACCCTTTCCGTACGGGCTATGTCAATCATTGGGACGTTCCGCGCTGGGGCATCGGCTACTTTGACTGGAAGCAAAAGCCCAACACCACTTTTGCCCGCCTAATGAAAGATCTTGGCTACCGCACATTTGCAACGGGTAAATGGCAACTCAATGACTTCCGCCTCGAGCCTCTCGCCATGCAGAAACACGGCTTTGATGACTGGGCCATGTGGACGGGTTGCGAAACCTCAAAAGACAAAACACATGAAAAAAAATCAACTCAGCGCTACTGGAATGCTCATATCAACACCAAAGAGGGCTCAAAGACCTACAAAGGCCAATTTGGTCCCGACCTCTATACCGATCATCTGATCAATTTCATGCGCAAAAACAAAGACAAGCCCATGTGCATTTATTACCCCATGGTGTTACCTCACACACCCGTAGCCGCCACTCCCGATGAGCCCAAAGCCAAAGGTGTCCTCGGCAAACACAAAGCCATGGTACGCTACATCGATAAGATGGTGGGCAAACTCGTAAATGAGCTTGATGAGCTTGGCATTCGTGAACGTACAATTATTATTTTCACCACCGACAATGGTTCCGCTCCACCTCCACGCGGAGTTATCGGCACCCGCAATGGCAGAAAAATCGTGGGTGCAAAATCCACAGAAACCGAAGTAGGCATCTGCGCCCCCTTTATTGTTAATGGCCCGGGCCTCGTTCCTGCTGGTGTAGAAACTGACGCCCTCACTGATTTCACCGACATGCTCCCCACCTTCCTTGAACTCGGTGGTGGCACCCCTCCTTCAGATCTCATCGTCGATGGCCGCTCTATCGCACCCTTAATTTTGGGTAAACAGCAGGACTCAGACCGCGATTGGATCATGGCCATGGGCTATGGTGGTGCCAAACTAGATGCGCAAGGTGTGCGTGGCGTCAATGATTTTTCCTCACGCATTATTCGCGATAAGCAGCACAAGGTTTATATCAACAACGAGAGAAAAATCATTCGCTTACACAATCTCAAAGAAGACCCCTGGGAAGAAAATAACCTCATTGACAAGACGAGCCCAGAGCTTCAACAGGCACTCGGGAAATTTCAGGCCGTACTTGATTTTCTACCAGAAAAGGATGCTCGCCCCTTGTATGAACCACGAGCAGCCAACCCCTGGGACCGTAACATTATGAAGAAAAGAAATAGATAA
- a CDS encoding AraC family transcriptional regulator, with protein sequence MDFYHNSQFTYLDASLINEKSLTPSHLQKSTSHQLFYLSKGEVNFTSESNVTPLEENCIILIPAGTHFTLSSKLNFDLFNCQFKAQVYQTLDLFEFMNTPPQLKVEKPLLTEELFKQLLKQNGDNLERSAIIQLLICPFLKEVKKSSSALHRLLPIFDYIAENIRYSPKIEDLAKLLQLDKTYFISIFRKIVGVSPGQYIQQEKIKEACVMLQNHHKVSQITQELDFYDTSHFCRIFKKEMNETPKQFLKRMKQEN encoded by the coding sequence ATGGATTTTTATCACAACAGTCAATTCACCTATCTCGATGCTTCTCTAATAAATGAGAAGTCATTAACCCCCAGTCATCTACAAAAATCTACATCTCATCAACTCTTCTATCTCAGCAAAGGAGAAGTAAATTTTACTAGCGAGTCTAACGTGACTCCCCTCGAAGAAAATTGTATAATCCTCATTCCCGCGGGCACGCATTTTACCTTGAGTAGCAAGTTAAATTTCGACTTATTTAATTGCCAATTTAAAGCGCAAGTCTACCAGACTCTCGATCTTTTTGAATTCATGAACACACCGCCTCAGTTAAAAGTCGAAAAACCCCTTTTGACTGAAGAACTTTTTAAGCAATTGCTCAAACAAAACGGTGATAACCTTGAACGCTCCGCTATCATTCAACTACTCATTTGCCCCTTCCTCAAAGAAGTCAAAAAGAGTTCTTCAGCCCTGCACCGACTTCTTCCCATTTTTGACTACATCGCAGAAAACATCCGATACTCACCAAAAATTGAAGATCTCGCTAAGCTCCTTCAATTGGATAAAACTTATTTCATTAGCATTTTTCGCAAAATTGTGGGAGTATCACCGGGCCAATATATACAACAAGAAAAGATTAAAGAGGCTTGTGTCATGCTTCAAAATCATCATAAGGTCTCACAAATCACCCAAGAACTCGATTTTTACGACACCTCACATTTCTGTCGCATCTTCAAAAAAGAAATGAACGAGACTCCAAAACAATTCTTAAAGAGAATGAAGCAAGAAAACTAG